A section of the Sphingomonas ginsenosidivorax genome encodes:
- a CDS encoding ion channel, which yields MLIELALSTLLVLTTAVIHGLGLLTIGRSLRALDRGAVDLELNPHSLTGAAYTSAVVLGLLALAGIEIWFYAIVYLGIGATTTLAASVYFSTITYAAIGFSDESLAASWRLVRAIEGINGVLLMGWSVAVLVSELHRIRHR from the coding sequence ATGCTGATCGAGCTCGCTCTGTCGACGTTGCTCGTCCTGACGACCGCGGTGATCCACGGGCTCGGGTTGCTCACCATCGGTCGATCGCTGCGCGCGCTCGATCGCGGTGCGGTCGACCTCGAGCTCAACCCGCATTCGCTGACGGGGGCGGCCTATACGAGTGCGGTCGTGCTCGGCCTGCTCGCGCTGGCCGGCATCGAGATCTGGTTCTACGCGATCGTCTATCTGGGCATCGGAGCGACCACGACGCTGGCCGCCTCGGTCTATTTCTCGACGATCACCTATGCGGCGATCGGCTTTTCGGACGAATCGCTTGCCGCATCGTGGCGGCTGGTCAGGGCGATCGAGGGGATCAACGGCGTCCTGCTGATGGGCTGGTCGGTCGCCGTCCTCGTCTCCGAACTGCACCGTATCCGGCACCGGTGA
- a CDS encoding acyl-CoA thioesterase, producing MIDTASTPDLAAELVGLLDLEPLDTNLFRGSQRPGANARVFGGQVVAQALMAAQRSVDGPAVAHSMHAYFLRAGAETRPIIFRVERDFDGTSFANRRVTASQNDATILTLTASFQRPEAGLEHAAAMPDVPPPESLRSLDVRARDYADRSAQAAAFLGQPSAFDIRPCGVPAFLQTEPGVPVSHVWLRFRGRAPAEPAVRRGVLAYLSDYALLSASLIPHGVNMFEHSMQTASLDHAMWFHEDVPLDDWLLYSSESPWSGHGRGFARGVFHTRDGRAIAHVTQEGLIRSRPDLAPRTTIPHMP from the coding sequence ATGATCGACACAGCCTCCACCCCGGACCTCGCCGCCGAACTGGTCGGGCTTCTCGACCTCGAACCGCTGGATACCAACCTGTTTCGCGGGTCGCAGCGGCCGGGCGCCAACGCGCGCGTCTTCGGCGGACAGGTCGTCGCGCAGGCGCTGATGGCCGCCCAGCGATCGGTCGACGGACCCGCCGTCGCGCACAGCATGCACGCCTATTTCCTGCGTGCGGGCGCCGAGACCCGACCGATCATCTTCCGGGTCGAGCGGGATTTCGACGGCACCTCGTTCGCGAACCGTCGCGTCACCGCCAGTCAGAACGACGCGACGATCCTGACCCTCACGGCGTCGTTCCAGCGCCCCGAAGCCGGTCTGGAGCATGCGGCCGCGATGCCCGACGTGCCGCCGCCCGAATCCCTCCGCTCGCTCGACGTCCGCGCGCGCGACTATGCGGACCGCTCCGCGCAGGCCGCCGCGTTCCTCGGCCAACCGTCCGCCTTCGATATCCGGCCCTGCGGCGTGCCGGCGTTCCTGCAGACCGAACCCGGCGTGCCCGTGTCCCATGTCTGGCTCCGGTTCCGCGGGCGCGCGCCGGCCGAACCGGCGGTGCGCCGGGGTGTGCTCGCCTATCTGTCGGACTACGCGCTGCTCAGTGCGTCGCTGATCCCGCACGGCGTCAACATGTTCGAGCACAGCATGCAGACCGCCAGCCTCGATCACGCGATGTGGTTCCACGAGGATGTCCCGCTCGACGACTGGCTGCTCTACTCCAGCGAGAGCCCGTGGTCCGGGCATGGCCGCGGCTTTGCGCGCGGCGTGTTCCACACCCGCGACGGGCGCGCGATCGCGCATGTGACGCAGGAAGGCCTGATCCGTTCGCGACCCGATCTGGCGCCGCGTACGACCATACCGCACATGCCCTGA
- a CDS encoding OprO/OprP family phosphate-selective porin gives MRTSYAVALCAVLAASPSAAQAQAMSALDTDPSYQTMLALIDEMVENKLVSRERADTLIANAKAKAGRALAANAPQPPVPTPPTPTPAPTRVQVARQEADAGAKIAPVPVGNAQVTSTGGVALPADLAVDWSRGAPVFSSRDGKFTFKMRGRLLADVSSTGGSDFDRRNITVSTLRQFRVGAIGTIGDHLFYQFETDFRRNATEVVQAFVGYRQKFGATDADVRFGNLITDRGIDIGTASTANPFITTNINTTALATQGGKVFLMGAVGRAGGKNWHASFGVHGDAIDSDFTRSDNRLFLGRAHWNPVLTKHGLIHIGGWAYSENIPDTTLPTTFAQGMAGALNNSVRVESAALTGADGSKAFGLELGGTLGPFYAFGEYGQRIVHGGPTSTFRSGKIKALSVNGGFWITGETPTYAARSGTYVAPNVLNSVLDGGWGALEAVVRYEDLDSSSLPLGGTGTAGTVGLNWSLTNNFRFMADYTHFRTDNRTGSFVGRDSGDTFAARAEVAF, from the coding sequence ATGCGTACTTCCTACGCCGTCGCGCTGTGCGCGGTGCTTGCCGCCTCTCCATCGGCGGCGCAGGCCCAGGCCATGTCGGCGCTGGATACCGATCCGTCGTACCAGACCATGCTCGCGCTGATCGACGAGATGGTCGAGAACAAGTTGGTCAGTCGCGAACGCGCCGATACGCTGATCGCCAACGCCAAGGCGAAGGCCGGGCGCGCCCTCGCCGCGAATGCGCCGCAACCACCAGTTCCGACGCCCCCCACCCCGACACCCGCGCCGACCCGCGTGCAGGTCGCCAGGCAGGAGGCCGATGCCGGCGCGAAGATCGCCCCCGTACCGGTCGGCAACGCCCAGGTCACGAGCACCGGTGGGGTCGCCTTGCCCGCCGACCTCGCGGTCGACTGGAGCCGCGGCGCGCCCGTGTTCAGCAGCCGCGACGGCAAGTTCACCTTCAAGATGCGCGGGCGCCTGCTGGCCGACGTGTCGTCCACGGGCGGATCCGACTTCGACCGCCGCAACATCACCGTCTCGACGCTGCGCCAGTTCCGCGTCGGCGCGATCGGCACGATCGGCGATCACCTGTTCTACCAGTTCGAGACTGATTTCCGGCGCAACGCGACCGAAGTCGTGCAGGCGTTCGTCGGCTACCGCCAGAAGTTCGGCGCGACCGACGCCGACGTCCGGTTCGGCAATCTCATCACCGACCGCGGCATCGATATCGGCACCGCGTCGACCGCCAACCCCTTCATCACGACCAACATCAACACCACCGCGCTCGCGACGCAGGGCGGCAAGGTCTTTCTGATGGGCGCGGTCGGACGCGCGGGCGGCAAGAACTGGCATGCGAGTTTCGGCGTGCACGGCGACGCGATCGACAGCGATTTCACGCGCAGCGACAACCGTCTGTTTCTGGGCCGCGCACACTGGAACCCGGTCCTCACCAAGCACGGGCTGATCCATATCGGCGGCTGGGCGTATAGCGAGAACATCCCCGACACGACGCTGCCGACGACCTTCGCGCAGGGCATGGCGGGGGCGCTCAACAACAGCGTACGCGTCGAATCCGCGGCGCTGACCGGCGCCGATGGGTCGAAGGCGTTCGGCCTCGAGCTCGGTGGCACGCTCGGGCCGTTCTATGCCTTCGGCGAATATGGCCAGCGTATCGTGCACGGCGGCCCGACCTCGACCTTCCGCAGCGGCAAGATCAAGGCGTTGTCGGTCAATGGCGGCTTCTGGATCACCGGCGAGACGCCGACCTATGCCGCACGCAGCGGCACCTATGTTGCGCCGAACGTGCTGAACTCGGTGCTCGATGGCGGCTGGGGCGCGCTGGAGGCCGTTGTGCGCTACGAGGATCTCGACAGTTCCAGCCTCCCGCTCGGGGGTACCGGCACGGCGGGTACGGTCGGGCTGAACTGGTCGCTGACCAACAATTTCCGCTTCATGGCGGATTATACCCATTTCCGCACCGACAACCGGACGGGCAGCTTCGTCGGACGCGATTCCGGCGACACCTTCGCCGCAAGGGCCGAAGTGGCCTTCTGA